The Gloeobacter violaceus PCC 7421 DNA window AGCAGCCCAAACTCGAAGGATTGCCGCTGGCGAAGATGGAGCCGGTGACCATTACCGCCCGCGACGGCCTCAAACTGAACGCCTATCTCACTACCCCGGTCGGCGTGCCGGCGCGCAAACTGCCGATGGTGCTGTTCGTCCACGGCGGTCCCTGGAGTCGCGACGACTGGGGGTACGACCCTTACGCGCAGTGGTTCGCCAACCGGGGCTACGCCGTGCTGCAGGTCAACTTCCGCGGCTCCACCGGCTACGGCAAGAACTTCCTCAACGCCGGCAACCGCCAGTGGGGCCTGAAGATGCACGAGGATCTGATCGACGCGGTCAACTGGGCGGCCGGTACCCTGGGGCTCGCCGACCCCAAAAAAGTGGCGATCTACGGCGGCTCCTACGGCGGCTACGCCGCCCTGGCGGGTCTGGCTTTTACCCCGGAAGTCTTCGCCTGCGGCGTCGATATCGTCGGTCCTTCCAATATCAAGACCCTGATCAATTCGATTCCGCCCTACTGGAAACCGTTTCGATCGGAATTTGACCTGCGCGTCGGCAACATCGACGATCCCAAAGACGCGGAACTGATCAAAAACGCCTCGCCGCTCTTTAAAGCCGATCGAATCCGCAAGCCGCTGTTGATTGGCCAGGGCGCCAACGACCCGCGCGTCAAACAGGCCGAATCGGAGCAGATCGTCGAGGCGATCGAGAAAAACGGCGGCCAGGTCACCTACGTCGTCTACCCCGACGAGGGCCACGGTTTCGCCCGGCCCGAGAACCGCATCGACTTCAACGCCCGCGCCGAGAAGTTCCTGGCCGATTGTTTGGGGGGCCGCTCCGAACCGATGCCCAGCGACCCAATCGCCGGAGCCACCGCCGTGGTCAAGCAGATCGGCCCCAAAGCTTCTTCTGCCGCTCCCTAAAGCGGACCGGACCAACAGTCCGGCACGCTTGCCTGTCTGCAGCAGGTCGCCTTACTCTCGATAAAATGGAGCCGTCACTCTGCGGAGGTACCCGCCGTGGCCGGTGTGTCTGTCGGTCCGAGGCCGTTTACAGTCGGCGAGTACCACCGCATGGCCGAAGCCGGTGTGTTCGCTCCGGAAGAAAACGTCGAATTGCTCGAAGGCCGGATCATTGCTATGCCTCCCCAAGGGCCACTGCACGCCTCCACAGTGCGCCGGTTGCTGAATGCCCTGCTCGCCCTGGGATTGCGCATGGATCGCCTGCTCATCGAGCAGCCGATTACCCTCGGCGAAAATGGCGAACCCGTCCCGGACATTACCGTCGTCGAGCCGGACCCCGAAAATCGGTTCTATGCCGGTGGCCATCCGGGCGCAAACCGCGTCCTGCTGGTGATTGAAGTTTCCGATTCGACCCTGGATTACGATCTGGGTGAAAAGCGTGGGGCTTACGCCCGTGCCGGCATCGGCGAGTACTGGGTGGTGGATGTGCGCGGTCGCCGCGTTCACCGACACACAGAACCCATCGAAAGCAATTACGCCGACACCTCGGTGCACTCGCAGACGGATGTCCTGCCTTTGCTCGGTGGAAGTATTCCCCTCCATGAGCTGTTTTCCGATTGAAGGGTAAACCTTCGAAAAAACAACTTTGTCAAGGGAATTTACGGCGGTACAGAAGCGGGACTTTCCGGGGCCGGGTTGTCGATCGGTTCCGGGACGACGGGAGCCTCGGCGGGCAAAAGCACCTCCGGGCGGGGCGGGCGCCGGGTGGGCACGGGGCGCCGCTCGCGCAGCGGCACGCGCCGGGAGCAGATATTGTCGGGCAGACGGCCGGTGAAGACCAGTTGCAAACTGTCGCGCAGGTTGTTTTCGGCGCGCGTGCGGCAGCGGGACGACAAGCCACCCCCGCGGCTGCAGGGGCAGTCGCTGCGCCGCGGGGTAAGCGCCTCTTCGCCGGAAGTTTCGGTCTTTTGCTCTGCGAACGCTCGACACTGGCGGCGCTCCCGGTTCTGAGCGCGTTCGAGTTCGACGGTGCGCTCGGTGCAGTTCGGGCCGCCCACCCGGCTGAGGGGCATCGAGGACTCGCCAAAAAAGCCGACCGGTGAGCCATTGACCAGGGCTGCAATTCCATCCTCCGTCGTAAGATCCCCATTTCTCAAAATCAGCATCCCCCGCATGTCAGCCACCTGCGCACCCAGTTCCGCAAGCACGAAGCGCGCCCCTTTCAGGGCAATGCGCCCCTTGGTCGTCCCGCCGCTGACCTCAAGATCGATGCCGGCGCGGCCTCCCAAATCCCCAAAGCGCGCCGCAAAGTTGCGGCCAAAGGTTTCGCCCAACAGGTTGGAGGCAAGGATCGGACCGGCGGCGCGCAAATCGAGATCGCGGCTGCGCGCGGTGAACCGGGAAAAAGTATCGCCGAAGCTGTAGCTGTTGAGCACCCCGTCGACGCCGACGGTCGAATCGCCCACCCGGGCGCTCAACCCGGCCAGGGTGAGGCGGGCCGGTTCAAAGAGCAACCGGCCGCGCAGCCCTTCGATCGCCCGCGGCCAACCCCACTGCTTGATCGAAACCCCCGCCAGTTCGGCCCACCCTCGCAACTCGGGCGCTTTGAGCGTACCGGCGATTTCGAGATCCAGCCCGGCGCGACCCCGCACCAGCCCCAGCCGTTCGCTGAGCAAGGCCGAAAAGGGCGCCAGTTCGGTGCGCCCGGAGACGATCTTGAGCCTGACCGGCCCGCCCGCCCGCCGGCTGACCGTGCCGCTGAGCGTCGCCTCCAGACCGGGTGCTCCCACCCGCAGGCCCCCCATCGAAATGGCCGTCTTTGCCAGCAGCAATTTGCCGTCGAGCCGCTCGACGGCACTGCGCAACTTCGGGTGGGAAACGGCAAAGTTGGCCGCCTCGATCGTGCCGGTGGTCAGGTAGCGATCGAAGGGGCCGTTCAGCTGTATTTCCGCCCGCAGTTTGCCGGACCCTCTGCTGCCGGGCAGCCAGTCGCGCACTTCGTAAGGCAATAAAGTCACAGGCAACTTGTCGCGCATAGAAAATGGATCGAAATAGGCGCTGTTGAGCTTTAAGTCGACCGCGGCTTTGCCCTTTGGGTTGCCCGGAGTGACGACTTTGCCCGCCAACTGCACGTCGATGCCCTCGGTGCTGACCCGCAGCCGCTCAACGGCCACGGTGGAACCCGTGAGCGAAACGGCCCCTTCAAAGCCCAGGTTGCGCACCTGCCAGATTTTTTTGCCCAGCACCTCGGGCCACCGCCAGTGGAGCAACCGCGAGAAGAGCTTGCCCTTCAGGGACACCCGATTGTCGGAATCCCGCCGCCAGTCGCCGTCGAAGTCGTAGACGCCCGCCAGCCCCGAAAGTCCCGCAATTTGCCGGGTGTAGTCGCGCAACAGACGCGGACGGAACTTGCGACAAAGTATTTTTAATTCTCCTTGCGAAGAAAACCAATCGCCATCGACGGGCCGCAGCAGCCGGCCGTCGGCGCTCAGATCCGCGATGCGCTTACTCCGGTAGTCGGCTGCCGCCCCCTGCACGCTCACCAGCAAGGTCCGCTCGTCGAGGTCGTCGAGCTTGAGGCTCAAGGGCGCAATCAAAAATTGCTGGGCCGGTCGCGGTTGGGCGTCGGTTATCGCCACACTCGCCCCGATAAGCCGCAGTCCCGTGCGGGTCAGATCCGCCTTCAAGGTGCCGCTTGGCCTGTCTGGCGGCTGCAGATCCGCCCAGTTCCAGCGGCCGTCCCGATTGCGTTTGAGGTCGATGCGCGCTTCGTCGAGTTCGACAAGCCGAACTTTGAGATCCTGCAGAATCAGCGCGAAAAAGTCCAGTTCGATAAACGCCTGGCGGGCCTTGAGATCGACATTGCCGTCGCTGCCCAACAGTTGCAAATTGTCCACCACGACGCCGAAGCCGCCAAGGGTGCGCAGCCGCACCCGGCTGAGGATCGCCTCCCGCCGCGTCCAGGTGGACAGTTCCTTTTGCACCAGCGCGTCGAAGCTTTTGTCCTCGACAAAAAAAGGCAGCACCAGCAGGACGCCCCCTGCAATCAACCCGACGACAGCCAGGGCACCCAAGGCGCGCCACAACCAAATCCAGGCGCTGCGGACCCATTTTTCGCTTCTCGCTCGATAGCGACGAGGGGCGTCCGGCTCGATATCGCTGGCCATAATCTTTCTGCCGTCCCGGCCAATAATTGCACTGATCGACGAGAACCATCCTATCCACGGCAGGTTAAACTCAGGCGCCCCAGGCGATAGGAGTGGGTGGGAAGCCGGGGCGCTGTCTTTTTTCGTTAGTGATCGGCGTGACCCTCCAGGTCTGTGACGTGCAGGTCACCTCCGGAAGATGGCGGCGCCTGGTGCTGGTCCAGTCGGTTCTTGCATTTATCTTCGGCACGGTGATCCTGGTCTTCAGCATCAACCTGGTTGCCGGTCTGGTTTGAGGCCGATGGGAACTGGGAGATCACAGGTTGGCCACCCGCACCCGCATCGCTTCCACCCGCTGTTCGAGAGCCTTGAGAAGCTGCAAAAATTCGCTGTCGCTGTGCAGCGAAGCGAAAACCGGCTCCCGCCGCAAAAAGCGGTAATGACAGTAGCCCTCGTCCACGGCCGCGCGCAGCCAGCGCAGGGCTTCGTCGCGCTTACCCTGCACCGCGTAGACCGCCGCGAGGTCGAAGCGATAAAACGAATCTTCGTTGCCCCGGGCGATCGCCGCCTTGTCGAGCTTCAAACTGCGCTCAAGCAGAGCCTTTGCCTCGGTGCGCCGGCTATCGCGCCAGGCGAGCTCACCCAGCACCGTCGTCGGCAGCAGATAGCCCGTGCCGGCCAGCAAATCGCCGGATCCCTGAAGAATGCGCCGATAATAAGCACGGGCCTGGGACCGGTTCCCCGCGAAGCGTTCGACATCCCCGGCGGCGTATAGACCCGACAACTGCCGCGGTTCGGCTTCGATCAGTCGTCGGGCGGTTTGTCTGGCCGCCTCAAAGTTGCCGTTCAGCAAATAAAACTGGCTCCACTTCCAGAGGGCGTAGGCGTCGTCGGGTCGAAGCGTAACCGCCGCTTCGAGGGCCTGACGCGCCCGGGCGTCGTCGCCCAAAATCGTAAAAAAATCGCCCAAGTTAGTCTGCAGGGGCGTGCTGAGCGGATCGAGGGCGACCGCCCTGAGGGTCCAGTTCACACCCTCCTCCAATTCGCAGCGGATGAAATTGACCGAACCGTAGCTTCCCAGGGCGGCGGCGTTGTTGGGGGCCAGGGCGATGGCCCGGCGGTAGGCATCTTGGGCCTTGCGAAAAAAACCCTTGCCGCGCAGACCGTTACCCAGGGCGCGGTGCGCCTCTCCAAGCTGCGGGTCGATGGCGAGGGCCTTGCGGCTGGCCCCCAGGGACGCCTCCAGCCAGACATCGCCCTGGCTGTAATCGACCGCCTTGCGAAAGTAGGCGTTACCCAAGGCGGCGTGGGCGAGGGCGTAATTCGGTTCGAGCGCCAGTGCCCGCTTGAACAGTTCGATGGCCAGGTCGTTTTCGGCGTTGCGGCCGCGCTCGAAGTACTCGCGCCCCTTGAGGTAGTAGTCGTAGGCGGTGATATTGCCGGTGGGTGTCTGGGTGACACGCTCTTTTTCGGCCGGCGACAGTTTTGCCTGCAATCGGCCGGCAATCTGCTGCGCCACGTCCTCTTGAATCTTAAATACATCGCTCAGTTGTCGGTCGTAATCTCCGGACCACAGCTGCTCGCCGGTGGCGGGGTCGACGAGTTGACTGACGATGCGCACTTTGTTGCCCTCGCGGCGCACACTGCCGGTCAGCACGCTGCTGACTCCCAGCTCCCGGGCGATTTCACCGAGGCTTTTGGGGCTCTCGGCGTACTGGGCGGCGGCGGAGCTGGCGATCACCTTCAAGTCGGCAATCTTGCCCAGTTGATTGGTAATATCCACGGCCATCCCGGCGCTAAAGTAGGCGCTTTGTTTGTCGCCGCCCAGATTGACGAAGGGCAACACCGCAATTGCGTGGTTCGGAGGATTCGACAGCAGGCGCACGAAGGGATTGGCCGCCCAAAATAGTCCGGCAAGCAACCCCAGTTCCAACAGCACCGTCCCTACCGCCAGTCTCCGCCGCCGCCCGGAGGCGCGCGGCGCCTCGGCAAGCCCGTAGATCATCATTCCAGCCAAAAGAGCGAGTCCGGCGGCGGCGAACCACCCGGGTCCGGCAAGCAGACTGCGGGCGGTCAGTTCGTTGGCCACCCAAAAGGCGGCGCCATTGAGCGCCACCACCGCCACCGCCCGTGCGAGCGCGCCTGCGGGCCAGGGGCGCATCCCCGTCCGCTCGGCTCCATCCAGGTAGCGGCGCACCTCCGTGAGCAGCTCACCCACCGTCGCGTAGCGCCGGTCGAGTGGTTTGCTAAGTGACCGGAGCACGATGCGGTCGAGGGCACCTTCCAATTGGCGGCTCAGGCCCTGTGCGCCGCCCTCGGCGGCTGCCGGGGCAAACGCCCGGGTGGGCTGCTCGCCCACCGCCCGGCTCGGCAGTAGTGCTGTCTGATCGCTCAGAGTCCAGGCCAATTCGTAACTGGCCGCCGCCTGGGCTCCCGCCGGCCGCTGACCGGTGATCAGTTCGTACAGCACCACCCCGAGGGCGTACACATCGCTTGCCGGGGTCAATTCGGCCCCGGCAATCTGCTCGGGCGAGGCGTAGCGCGGCGTGAGCACCCGCAGATCGGTGCGGGTCGGCTCGGAGGATCGCCCCTGGGGGTCGAGCAGCTTGGCGATCCCAAAATCGAGCAAGCGCGGCTCGCCTTCGCAGTTGACCAGGATGTTGCTCGGTTTGAGGTCGCGGTGAATGACCCGGCAGGTGTGGGCGTACTGCACCGCCTGGCAGACTTTGGAAAATAGTTCCAGGCGCGGTCTCAAGCCGAGCTGCTGAGCTTCGCAATAGCGATCGATGGGCATGCCGTCGACAAATTCCATCACCAGATAGGGCACCCCCGCCTCGGTGCTGCCGCCGTCGATCAGCCTGGCGATATAGGGATGTTCCAGATTGGCCAGGATCTGCCTTTCGCTCAAAAAGCGGCCCACCTGCAGCGCTGCTGCCCAACCGGTCTGCAACACCTTGATACAGACTTGTTTTTGGAACTGACCGTCGGCGCGCTCGGCCAGAAATACCACCCCCATGCCGCCTCGCCCCAACTCGCGCACCACCCGATAGGCCCCCAGGCGTTGACCGGCGCGCAGCGGAGCACCCACCGGTACTGCCTCATCTGCGAGCCCGGCGAGCAAACTCAACATTGGCGCGCTCAAAAAATCGGGCTGCTGCTCGTGGATAGTGAGCAACTGGTCGATAAATCGGCGCTGTTCCGCTTCGAGCTTACAGCCATCGAGAAAGGCAAGCCGTTCGGCTCCCTGGTAGTCCAGGGCATCCCCGAGAATTTCGCTCAGCTGTTGCCACTGCTCGGGCGTCATGGCTCGGGCTCTGTAGGTAGGCGACGGCGAACGGACAGACTTGTCGGGAGGGGATGGAAACCGCAATGCGGCACCCGCCGAGCAAAGACCTGCGCTGGACTATGCACAGTGTATCCGTTGATGCAAAGCACTCGCCAGACCTCCCTATCATCCATCGGGAAGGACCTTGCGCATCCAGCGTGTGATTGGCTTGAGAGACATCGGCCGTTAACGACCGGAATATCCGACAGGAGCGTGCCGAAGTCGGGCTCGTTCATAAGCGTGGTCACTGCCACCGTCGCCGCGGGCGAGGACCCCGGCTTGCCCCTCGGACAGGTCTGGCAACAGACAGGGTGTCCCCCTGCTCCCGCCGCCGCCAACCGCCGAAGAGACTTTGAGCTCGGTCATAAACTAGATGCGGACGGGGAGATTCGAACTCCCACGGGTTGCCCCACAGGTTCCTAAGACCGGCGTGTCTACCATTCCACCACGTCCGCACGTTCTATCAGTTTGACATCCTCCCCGGCCTCAAGGCACGGGAATTCCTTCCTGCTTCACTGGCCCGGTATTCCGGTGGCCTCCACAGGCTTCTTGACGGCGTATCCCGCCGCCGCAACCAGGGTCGGGGCCGTTCTCCCAACGGCCCGAGTTGCCCCAACGACCCCCAGACCACGCTGCAAGAGCACTTGGGCGGCTGCCACGTCGCGGTCTGTCGTGTATCCACACGCCAGGCACTCGTGTACCCGAACACTCAAGTCTTTCTTGCCCGTATGCACGCCGCACTGCGGGCAGGTCTGGCTCGTACCTTTGGGGTCCACCCTGGCAAAGAAGACACCGCGCTTGCGGCAGGTCCATTCCAGCGTCGAGAGAAACATCCCCTATCCGGCATCAAGGACGTGTTTGGCCAGCATCGATGCCGCCAGGGCCTGGCAACCCAAATCTTCCGCGAAGATCGTCCCTGCTCTGTCGCACAGACGATGGGCCGGCTGACGGTGAAACTCTTTGCGCAGATTACCGATGCGCTCGTGTAGTCGAGCTACTTTTTGTTGTACTTTCCTCCAATTATTGGACCCGCGCTTTTTGCGCGATACCCGGCGTTGCAGCAATTTCAGCTTGCTTTGGGCATCGACAAAAAACTTGGGCCGGTGGACAAGTTCGCCGTCCGAGAAGGCCGCGAAATGGTGCAACCCCAGATCGATACCGATCGCCTCGCCGTGGGGTTGGGCCTCGCTCAATGCGGCATCCGACTGAATCGCCATCACCGCGTACCAGCCGGAAGCGCGTCTGAGCACTCTCACCTGCTTGACCCGAAAACCCTCGGGGATGCTTCGAGACAGGCGCATCCTCACATAGCCGATGGTGGGCACCTTCAAGCGCTCGCCGCGTACCGGAGCGCTCGCAAACTGCGGAAAACAGATAGAACGCAATCGGCCGGGCTTCTTGAATCTGGGAAAGCCCAAACCACCTTCGCGCATTGAGATGAACGCCTTCTCCAACTGCTGGAGTACCTGTTGCAACACCTGGGAGTGGACAGCCTGAAGGTGAGGGTTGTGCTTTCTGGCTAGGGTGAGAGCTTTGCACTGGCGGGCATAGGTGGGCCAGGGTGCATCGGCAGCAATGATGAATTCCGAACGTATCGAACAAGCATTGAGCGGAGCCTTGCGAGAGTTAATCCAGTCTTTGCGCTCGGCCAGCACAAAGTTCCAGACGCGCCGAGAAGTCTCAAACCAGCATTGCAGTGTGCTGGCCTGCTCAGTGGTCGGCTCCAATCGATACTTGAAGTTCATCAGCATCGTGGGATTACAGCATTTCTTAGAAAGCAATAAAGCTATTCTAAGCTCATGAAAGCCGCCCTCGAAGGGCGGGGCTTTAAACCCATTCCCAGGGGTAAAAGCCTCACCCCTACCCCTGTCGGCCCTCTCCCTGGAAGGCAATTTCCTCCAATCTTTGCCTGAACCTGGTTCTTGTCTGCAGCTCGGCGAGGTTGTAGCACTCGATGCGCTTCACCTGTGCCAGAGCGAGGACGGTTCTCGCCGAGCCCTGAACCTTGCCGTCGCCGTCTTCGGGTACGAAGCAGATCACATAGGCACTCGGGCTGTTGAGATCTTCCCCGAGCAGCTGAAACACCCGCCGGGTGTGCGCCCGCCTCTGAAAATTGTTGTAGGTTTTCCAGTGGGGGTGAACCGATGCCGCCAGCCGTGCCGCCCGGACGATTGTCTCAGGGTCGCAGACCACCAGCCCATCGCGATAGCCGCCGGCCCCGGAATGGGGCACATAGACTTCGCGCGTCCCTGGCGCTGCGCCGGCGGCAAAGGCGGCGTCCGTCCCCTTATCGTGCCCAGTGCGCACAACCATGCCTTCGCCTGCCAGGTGCTGCGCTACCGTCATCACCAACGCAGCAACGTCGGGTGGCGGATCGGTCGAGCCGACGCCTGTGTAGAAGCGGTTGACGGTGAGCAGGTTCACCGCCTGGTGCTGCTCGCCGGAAGTGATGTCCGGACGGTCGTCGACACCCTGGTCTTTAAGTGAGCGGTGATCGACCCGGGCGTCGCTGTCGGCGGCGTTTGCATCTCGACGATTTCCCACTTTCCGGCGTACCTCGGTCATGCTCCTCGAATCGCCGTGCCCGACTGCGATTGTCCAAAGGCTGGGGGTCCATTCAAGTTCGTATCTTATCTCGGTCATACCCCTAGACTGAAGACTGCTGCATCGCAGGCCATCCCCGAAAGCGAGTCAATCCCACTTTTTCTATGGGTTTGCAATTGGCGATGCGCCCCGAAAATCAATGGCCTCCCGCCGGAGCGTTAGGCTGGTCGGGTTGGCAGGAGAATCCCGATGCACCCGGATGCGCTGCTGTTTTTTGAACAGGACTTCTGGCCCGAACTGGACTGCATTCCGATGGGAGTGCGCTACAAGCTCGATCTGTGCGCCACCAAAGTGAGCCTGCGCCACTGGCAGCTCCTCGCAACCGCCGAGCGCGAAGAACTGATCGCCCTGGCCTGCGAAAATGGGGAGCAAGTCGACCGTTATCGCGAACGGCTGGGCGCGTTGGCCCGTCAGCACGACTTTCCCCTGGTGCCCATCGATCCCGACCCGGCTCCCTGGCAGGCCGAGGTACCCCGCCTCGCGATGGAAGCGCCCCTTTGGCGGGCGATGAACCCCTTTGAGCGATTCGTCTGCCTCAAGGCCCAGGCCTCGAGCAAACAGGCCGAGTTGCTTCCCCGGGTGCTGGCCCTTCTTAAAGAGCGCTACCCGGTTCCGGCAGGGCGACCTGGCGGGGAAGCTCGATAAGAAATGCCTGGGTGTCGGTGAGGTAGGCCGCGAGCGGCCCCTCGGGCGCCCCAAAGTCGACGCAGACCGCCTGGGGGGTGACGACGGGCATGTGGTAGTGC harbors:
- a CDS encoding RNA-guided endonuclease InsQ/TnpB family protein, which encodes MLMNFKYRLEPTTEQASTLQCWFETSRRVWNFVLAERKDWINSRKAPLNACSIRSEFIIAADAPWPTYARQCKALTLARKHNPHLQAVHSQVLQQVLQQLEKAFISMREGGLGFPRFKKPGRLRSICFPQFASAPVRGERLKVPTIGYVRMRLSRSIPEGFRVKQVRVLRRASGWYAVMAIQSDAALSEAQPHGEAIGIDLGLHHFAAFSDGELVHRPKFFVDAQSKLKLLQRRVSRKKRGSNNWRKVQQKVARLHERIGNLRKEFHRQPAHRLCDRAGTIFAEDLGCQALAASMLAKHVLDAG
- a CDS encoding DUF1345 domain-containing protein gives rise to the protein MIGVTLQVCDVQVTSGRWRRLVLVQSVLAFIFGTVILVFSINLVAGLV
- a CDS encoding Uma2 family endonuclease, translating into MAGVSVGPRPFTVGEYHRMAEAGVFAPEENVELLEGRIIAMPPQGPLHASTVRRLLNALLALGLRMDRLLIEQPITLGENGEPVPDITVVEPDPENRFYAGGHPGANRVLLVIEVSDSTLDYDLGEKRGAYARAGIGEYWVVDVRGRRVHRHTEPIESNYADTSVHSQTDVLPLLGGSIPLHELFSD
- a CDS encoding nitrate reductase associated protein, with protein sequence MHPDALLFFEQDFWPELDCIPMGVRYKLDLCATKVSLRHWQLLATAEREELIALACENGEQVDRYRERLGALARQHDFPLVPIDPDPAPWQAEVPRLAMEAPLWRAMNPFERFVCLKAQASSKQAELLPRVLALLKERYPVPAGRPGGEAR
- a CDS encoding serine/threonine-protein kinase; translated protein: MTPEQWQQLSEILGDALDYQGAERLAFLDGCKLEAEQRRFIDQLLTIHEQQPDFLSAPMLSLLAGLADEAVPVGAPLRAGQRLGAYRVVRELGRGGMGVVFLAERADGQFQKQVCIKVLQTGWAAALQVGRFLSERQILANLEHPYIARLIDGGSTEAGVPYLVMEFVDGMPIDRYCEAQQLGLRPRLELFSKVCQAVQYAHTCRVIHRDLKPSNILVNCEGEPRLLDFGIAKLLDPQGRSSEPTRTDLRVLTPRYASPEQIAGAELTPASDVYALGVVLYELITGQRPAGAQAAASYELAWTLSDQTALLPSRAVGEQPTRAFAPAAAEGGAQGLSRQLEGALDRIVLRSLSKPLDRRYATVGELLTEVRRYLDGAERTGMRPWPAGALARAVAVVALNGAAFWVANELTARSLLAGPGWFAAAGLALLAGMMIYGLAEAPRASGRRRRLAVGTVLLELGLLAGLFWAANPFVRLLSNPPNHAIAVLPFVNLGGDKQSAYFSAGMAVDITNQLGKIADLKVIASSAAAQYAESPKSLGEIARELGVSSVLTGSVRREGNKVRIVSQLVDPATGEQLWSGDYDRQLSDVFKIQEDVAQQIAGRLQAKLSPAEKERVTQTPTGNITAYDYYLKGREYFERGRNAENDLAIELFKRALALEPNYALAHAALGNAYFRKAVDYSQGDVWLEASLGASRKALAIDPQLGEAHRALGNGLRGKGFFRKAQDAYRRAIALAPNNAAALGSYGSVNFIRCELEEGVNWTLRAVALDPLSTPLQTNLGDFFTILGDDARARQALEAAVTLRPDDAYALWKWSQFYLLNGNFEAARQTARRLIEAEPRQLSGLYAAGDVERFAGNRSQARAYYRRILQGSGDLLAGTGYLLPTTVLGELAWRDSRRTEAKALLERSLKLDKAAIARGNEDSFYRFDLAAVYAVQGKRDEALRWLRAAVDEGYCHYRFLRREPVFASLHSDSEFLQLLKALEQRVEAMRVRVANL
- a CDS encoding zinc ribbon domain-containing protein encodes the protein MFLSTLEWTCRKRGVFFARVDPKGTSQTCPQCGVHTGKKDLSVRVHECLACGYTTDRDVAAAQVLLQRGLGVVGATRAVGRTAPTLVAAAGYAVKKPVEATGIPGQ